From one Novosphingobium sp. genomic stretch:
- a CDS encoding VOC family protein — protein MNDVQGNWIWYELLADDPHAAKTFYEAVVGWSITLDAMPMSEPDTAYAMITAEDGPMVGGMLTITAEMKAQGARSMWLGYVSVEDCAATLAAIEKRGGRVLMPATTLDVGTMAMVMDPWGAPFYIMAPTPRPDGAKSTAFSPTQTGRCGWNELHTSDQAGAVGFYTELFGWSLPGSMDMGDFGTYQFIGKGEVMLGAIMTSPPQSPPPHWNHYFRVVSIPAAKAAVEAHGGQVVHGPMEVPGGDWILVGVDPQGAPFALVGGADVVED, from the coding sequence ATGAATGACGTTCAGGGCAACTGGATCTGGTACGAACTGCTGGCCGACGATCCCCATGCCGCCAAGACCTTCTACGAGGCGGTGGTCGGCTGGTCGATCACCCTCGACGCCATGCCCATGAGCGAGCCCGACACCGCCTATGCGATGATCACCGCCGAGGATGGTCCGATGGTGGGCGGCATGCTGACCATCACCGCCGAGATGAAGGCGCAGGGCGCGCGCAGCATGTGGCTGGGCTATGTCAGCGTCGAGGATTGCGCCGCCACGCTGGCGGCCATCGAGAAGCGCGGCGGGCGTGTGCTGATGCCCGCCACCACGCTGGATGTGGGCACCATGGCCATGGTCATGGACCCGTGGGGGGCGCCTTTCTACATCATGGCGCCCACGCCGCGCCCCGATGGCGCGAAGAGCACCGCCTTCTCGCCCACGCAGACCGGGCGCTGCGGCTGGAACGAGCTGCACACCTCCGATCAGGCGGGCGCGGTGGGCTTCTACACCGAGCTGTTCGGCTGGTCGCTGCCCGGCTCGATGGATATGGGCGATTTTGGCACCTATCAGTTCATCGGCAAGGGCGAGGTGATGCTCGGCGCGATCATGACCAGCCCGCCGCAATCGCCGCCGCCGCACTGGAACCACTATTTCCGTGTCGTCAGCATTCCGGCGGCCAAGGCCGCTGTCGAGGCGCATGGCGGTCAGGTGGTGCATGGGCCGATGGAGGTACCGGGCGGCGACTGGATTCTGGTCGGCGTCGATCCTCAGGGCGCGCCTTTCGCGCTGGTCGGCGGCGCGGATGTGGTGGAGGATTAA
- a CDS encoding glutathione S-transferase family protein encodes MADYTFFTNPMSRGQIARWALHEAGATYDQVIVSYTEPKPEAFLAANPMGKLPTLIHHGAGDAVITECAAICAYLAEAHPAAGLAPTAEERANYYRWLFFAAGPVEQAITARAFGFEPDEKQVRSCGFGNFDLMVEALAGHFASHDFVCGSRFTMADVYVGSQVLWGLMFKTLPQNDSFAAYAARLMERPVYKEAKAIDNAMMPPKDAA; translated from the coding sequence ATGGCCGATTACACCTTCTTCACCAACCCCATGTCGCGCGGCCAGATCGCGCGCTGGGCGCTGCATGAGGCCGGCGCGACCTACGATCAGGTCATCGTCAGCTACACCGAGCCCAAGCCCGAGGCCTTTCTGGCCGCCAATCCGATGGGCAAGCTGCCCACGCTGATCCATCATGGCGCGGGCGATGCCGTCATCACCGAATGCGCGGCGATCTGCGCCTATCTGGCCGAGGCTCATCCCGCAGCTGGGCTGGCCCCCACGGCCGAGGAACGCGCCAATTACTACCGCTGGCTGTTCTTCGCGGCGGGCCCGGTGGAGCAGGCGATCACCGCCCGCGCCTTCGGTTTCGAGCCCGACGAGAAGCAGGTTCGCTCCTGCGGTTTCGGCAATTTCGATCTGATGGTCGAGGCGTTGGCGGGCCATTTCGCCAGCCATGATTTCGTCTGCGGATCGCGCTTTACCATGGCGGATGTCTATGTCGGCAGTCAGGTGCTGTGGGGCCTGATGTTCAAGACGCTGCCCCAAAACGACAGCTTCGCCGCCTATGCCGCCCGCCTGATGGAGCGCCCCGTCTACAAGGAGGCCAAGGCCATCGACAACGCCATGATGCCTCCGAAGGACGCGGCATGA
- a CDS encoding VOC family protein yields MSKITACLWFDTALHGGAEPAARFYTDLFPDSSLDAVHRSPSDYPGGKKDDVLMVEFTLMGVKCTGLNGGGQARHSEAFSFQISTETQEETDRYWEALTADGGAGIACSWCKDRWGLRWQIVPRVLSEGMADPDPAVRARVFAAMQTMVKIDIAAIEAARRGD; encoded by the coding sequence ATGAGCAAGATTACCGCCTGCCTGTGGTTCGACACCGCCCTCCACGGCGGCGCCGAGCCTGCCGCCCGCTTCTACACCGATCTGTTCCCGGACAGCTCACTTGATGCCGTTCATCGCTCGCCATCCGATTATCCCGGCGGCAAGAAAGACGATGTGCTGATGGTCGAGTTCACGCTGATGGGCGTGAAATGCACCGGCCTCAACGGTGGCGGGCAGGCCCGGCACAGCGAGGCTTTCTCCTTCCAGATTTCCACCGAAACCCAGGAAGAGACCGACCGTTACTGGGAGGCCCTGACCGCCGATGGCGGCGCGGGCATCGCCTGCAGTTGGTGCAAGGATCGCTGGGGTCTGCGCTGGCAGATCGTCCCTCGCGTGCTGAGCGAGGGGATGGCCGATCCCGATCCTGCTGTCAGGGCTCGCGTCTTTGCCGCCATGCAGACTATGGTGAAGATCGATATCGCCGCGATCGAAGCCGCGCGGCGCGGAGACTGA
- a CDS encoding SRPBCC domain-containing protein yields MHELSINRLIAASPEVVWDVMVNRQEEWWCPKPWRAIITAQDKRPGGVCDMVMHGPDGEVMQHRGIYLAYEEGKRFAVTDAITGDLEPSGPFMIGIWSIEPEGSGTRYTASARHWTEEAMRQHQEMGFIQGWVACADQLAALCETAS; encoded by the coding sequence ATGCATGAATTGTCGATCAACCGGCTGATCGCCGCCTCGCCCGAGGTGGTGTGGGATGTGATGGTCAACCGGCAGGAGGAATGGTGGTGCCCCAAACCCTGGCGCGCCATCATCACCGCTCAGGACAAGCGCCCCGGCGGAGTCTGCGACATGGTCATGCACGGCCCCGATGGCGAGGTGATGCAGCATCGCGGCATCTACCTCGCCTATGAGGAGGGCAAGCGCTTTGCCGTCACTGACGCGATCACCGGCGATCTGGAGCCCAGCGGGCCCTTCATGATCGGCATCTGGTCCATCGAGCCCGAAGGCAGCGGCACACGCTACACCGCCAGCGCCCGCCACTGGACCGAGGAAGCCATGCGCCAGCATCAGGAGATGGGCTTTATCCAGGGCTGGGTCGCCTGCGCGGACCAGTTGGCTGCCTTGTGCGAAACCGCTAGCTAA
- a CDS encoding J domain-containing protein codes for MKHDRFHGRVKGHARPCDWPDCPNQGEFRAPGLRPSGFDGPGDYRWFCLDHIRAFNAGYDYFEGMSAEEIWQAQSPIHGWASEQRAFRPTAGVDDAPRWADYADPLEAIAARARGFSKARHAQANPAQRADGRPVTPEERRALELLELGIDADRRQLRSRYSDLVHRYHPDRNGGDRSHEAKLQQVVEAYQLLRKAAAFS; via the coding sequence ATGAAACATGACCGCTTCCATGGGCGGGTCAAGGGGCATGCCCGCCCCTGCGACTGGCCTGACTGCCCCAATCAGGGCGAATTTCGTGCGCCCGGCTTGCGCCCCTCGGGCTTTGACGGGCCGGGCGACTACCGCTGGTTCTGCCTGGACCATATCCGCGCCTTCAACGCGGGCTACGATTATTTCGAGGGCATGAGCGCCGAGGAAATCTGGCAGGCGCAATCCCCGATCCACGGCTGGGCCAGCGAGCAGCGCGCCTTCCGCCCCACCGCGGGCGTGGACGATGCCCCGCGCTGGGCCGATTACGCCGATCCGCTGGAGGCCATTGCAGCCCGCGCCCGAGGCTTTTCCAAGGCGCGTCACGCTCAGGCCAATCCGGCGCAGCGTGCCGATGGCCGTCCTGTCACGCCCGAGGAACGCCGCGCGCTGGAGCTTTTGGAACTGGGCATCGATGCCGACCGGCGGCAGTTGCGCTCACGCTATTCCGATCTGGTCCACCGCTATCACCCGGATCGCAACGGTGGCGACCGCAGCCACGAAGCCAAGCTGCAGCAGGTGGTGGAGGCCTACCAACTGCTGCGCAAGGCAGCGGCCTTTAGCTAG